A stretch of Nitrospiria bacterium DNA encodes these proteins:
- a CDS encoding tetratricopeptide repeat protein, translated as MRNLFLFFLITLLTGSPVFALLVILAVYLALDYQFIGISRRLLGRFRRAGMVRALNRELSVNPHDATARRDLGRILIEARRFGEAVPHLEKAMDRMPDSDETVCDLGLAYLWTGKVTEGENLIRKAMERSPKLRYGEPYLRWGEFLLHRGRADEAAQRLEQFRSIFSSSVEGHYLLGMAYQRAGDRTKAVLAYRTALEMFKRSPRYKRREERLWAWKTRARLWTV; from the coding sequence ATGCGAAATCTCTTTCTATTTTTTCTGATCACTCTTTTAACCGGCAGTCCGGTGTTCGCCCTCCTGGTGATACTGGCCGTCTATCTCGCCCTGGACTACCAATTCATCGGTATATCCCGGCGCTTGCTTGGGCGGTTCCGGCGAGCCGGCATGGTCCGGGCGCTCAACCGGGAGCTTTCGGTCAATCCTCACGATGCGACGGCCCGCCGCGACCTCGGAAGGATTCTGATCGAGGCCCGCCGTTTCGGCGAGGCGGTTCCCCATCTCGAAAAGGCGATGGATCGGATGCCCGACTCGGACGAAACGGTCTGCGACCTCGGACTGGCCTATCTCTGGACCGGCAAAGTTACGGAGGGAGAAAACTTGATCCGGAAAGCCATGGAACGGAGTCCGAAGCTCCGGTACGGCGAGCCCTATCTCCGGTGGGGCGAATTCCTGCTCCACCGGGGACGGGCGGACGAGGCCGCCCAGCGGCTCGAGCAGTTCCGATCCATCTTCTCTTCCAGCGTCGAGGGTCATTACCTTCTTGGGATGGCCTATCAGCGGGCCGGCGACCGGACGAAGGCGGTCTTGGCCTATCGGACCGCCTTGGAGATGTTCAAGCGCTCACCGCGATATAAGCGAAGGGAGGAGCGGCTCTGGGCGTGGAAAACGAGGGCTCGTCTCTGGACCGTGTGA
- a CDS encoding histone deacetylase gives MKRTALIYHPDYLLHDTGPQHPESSLRLKAIIGRLEETGLIKKLTVCSPNPPRTGLSEWIARVHKPGYQERLQRLGPDKGLARIDADTVMSPHSYDAALLAVEGTLSAADGIMSGRFTNAFCAVRPPGHHAESNRSMGFCLINNIAVAARYLQVCHHVSRVMIVDWDVHHGNGTQHIFEEDPTVFYFSVHQFPLYPGTGRADEHGRGAGEGYTLNCPLSPGQGDEEYLSVFEKSLRPAVEAFRPDFILVSAGFDAHRADPLANMRVTEEGFGEMTRKVMEWAGLYCGGKVLSCLEGGYNLDALARSVERHLEVYLSSEREP, from the coding sequence ATGAAACGGACCGCCTTGATCTATCATCCCGATTACCTTTTGCACGACACCGGCCCCCAGCATCCGGAATCCTCCCTCCGCCTGAAAGCGATTATCGGTCGGCTGGAGGAAACCGGATTGATTAAAAAGCTGACGGTTTGCTCTCCGAATCCGCCCCGGACGGGTCTGTCCGAGTGGATCGCCCGTGTTCATAAGCCCGGTTACCAGGAACGACTCCAACGCCTAGGGCCGGACAAGGGCCTCGCCCGAATCGATGCGGATACGGTGATGTCTCCCCATTCCTACGACGCGGCGCTCCTGGCCGTGGAGGGAACGCTTTCGGCGGCGGACGGGATTATGTCCGGAAGGTTTACAAACGCGTTTTGCGCCGTTCGGCCGCCGGGCCATCACGCCGAGTCCAATCGTTCGATGGGGTTCTGTCTTATTAATAATATCGCGGTCGCGGCCCGCTACCTCCAAGTATGCCATCATGTATCCCGTGTGATGATCGTCGACTGGGATGTCCATCACGGTAACGGGACGCAGCATATTTTTGAGGAAGACCCGACCGTCTTCTATTTCAGTGTTCATCAGTTTCCCCTCTACCCCGGAACGGGGCGGGCGGACGAACACGGCCGCGGCGCGGGTGAAGGCTATACGTTGAACTGTCCGCTGTCGCCGGGTCAGGGGGATGAGGAATACCTTTCGGTCTTCGAGAAATCGCTCCGTCCCGCCGTCGAGGCCTTTCGTCCGGATTTCATACTGGTCTCCGCCGGTTTTGATGCCCATCGGGCCGATCCGCTGGCCAACATGCGCGTTACGGAAGAGGGTTTCGGGGAGATGACCCGCAAGGTGATGGAATGGGCCGGCCTTTATTGCGGGGGAAAGGTCCTGTCCTGCCTTGAAGGGGGATACAATCTGGATGCGCTGGCCCGATCGGTGGAACGCCATCTAGAAGTCTATTTATCGTCGGAAAGGGAACCGTGA
- the tldD gene encoding metalloprotease TldD: protein MAKELTKAEEFFLRKFNLNTIQLEQTIGKALGKQIDYADLYFEYRTNESVSLEEGMVKKAAKSIGQGVGVRAVADEKTGYAYSDEITLKNLESAAQTARYITTDRSIGKPVPVHGDVARPDLYPVRTPVSDISVQEKIDLLHQIDSVARRYDPRIKKVMASFASEHKAVLVVNSEGRIVGDIQPLSRLNVTCIAEENGNRQVGSHGGGGRVEYSFFLENRLFETYAKEAARQAILNLSAVEAPAGMMDVVLGPGWPGILLHEAIGHGLEGDFNRKRTSAFTDLIGKQVASELCTIVDDGTIPGRRGSLNIDDEGTPTHRTVLIEKGILRGYLQDRLNAKLMGMTPTGNGRRESFMHIPMPRMTNTFMLAGESRPDEIIRSVKNGLYAVSFGGGQVDITSGKFVFSASEAYRIEDGKVTAPVKGATLIGNGPDVLKRVTMVGNDLQLDAGVGTCGKDGQSVPVGVGLPTLRINGMTVGGTAG, encoded by the coding sequence GTGGCCAAGGAGCTTACGAAGGCCGAAGAGTTTTTCCTTAGGAAATTCAATCTGAATACGATCCAGCTGGAACAGACCATTGGAAAGGCGCTGGGAAAACAGATTGATTACGCGGATCTTTATTTTGAGTACCGTACGAACGAATCGGTCAGCCTTGAAGAAGGCATGGTTAAAAAGGCCGCCAAATCAATCGGCCAGGGCGTCGGGGTTCGGGCCGTGGCCGATGAAAAAACCGGTTATGCCTACTCGGATGAGATTACATTAAAAAATCTGGAGTCGGCCGCGCAAACGGCGCGATACATCACGACGGATCGATCCATCGGAAAGCCCGTGCCGGTCCATGGCGATGTCGCCCGACCGGATCTCTATCCGGTTCGGACGCCCGTTTCGGACATTTCAGTTCAAGAAAAAATCGACCTCCTGCACCAGATCGACAGCGTGGCGCGCCGCTACGATCCGAGGATCAAAAAGGTGATGGCTTCCTTCGCCAGCGAGCACAAAGCCGTACTTGTCGTCAACTCCGAGGGCCGGATTGTGGGCGATATCCAGCCGCTTTCCCGTCTTAACGTGACCTGCATCGCGGAAGAAAACGGAAACCGGCAGGTTGGCAGTCACGGAGGGGGCGGTCGGGTCGAGTACTCGTTTTTCCTGGAGAACCGCCTTTTTGAAACGTACGCCAAGGAAGCCGCCCGTCAGGCCATCCTGAATCTTTCGGCCGTCGAGGCCCCGGCGGGCATGATGGACGTGGTCTTGGGGCCGGGCTGGCCGGGAATTCTTCTGCATGAGGCGATCGGCCACGGTTTGGAAGGGGATTTCAACCGAAAACGGACATCGGCCTTTACCGACCTGATCGGAAAACAGGTGGCCTCCGAGCTTTGCACGATTGTCGATGACGGAACCATCCCGGGACGGCGCGGGTCCTTGAACATCGACGATGAGGGAACGCCCACTCATCGGACCGTCTTGATCGAAAAGGGCATATTGAGGGGCTACCTTCAGGATCGCTTGAACGCGAAGCTGATGGGGATGACGCCCACCGGGAACGGCCGCCGGGAAAGTTTCATGCATATTCCCATGCCGCGCATGACAAACACGTTCATGCTGGCGGGGGAGTCCCGTCCTGACGAGATCATCCGCTCGGTCAAGAACGGCCTTTACGCCGTGTCCTTCGGCGGGGGGCAGGTGGATATCACGAGCGGCAAGTTCGTCTTTTCGGCCAGCGAGGCCTACCGGATCGAGGACGGGAAGGTGACCGCCCCGGTGAAAGGCGCCACGCTGATCGGAAACGGTCCGGATGTTTTAAAGCGCGTGACCATGGTCGGCAACGATCTTCAATTGGACGCCGGCGTCGGCACCTGCGGCAAGGACGGCCAGTCGGTGCCGGTGGGCGTCGGACTGCCGACCCTGAGGATCAACGGCATGACCGTCGGCGGCACGGCGGGATAG
- the acpP gene encoding acyl carrier protein produces the protein MAAVDEKVKKIIVEQLGVDEEDVTPDASFVDDLGADSLDTVELVMAFEEEFGIEIPDEDAEKILTVQNVMDYIKERV, from the coding sequence ATGGCAGCCGTGGATGAAAAGGTGAAGAAGATCATTGTGGAGCAACTCGGAGTGGACGAAGAGGATGTGACGCCGGATGCCTCCTTTGTCGATGATCTGGGCGCAGATTCTCTCGATACGGTCGAATTGGTCATGGCCTTTGAGGAGGAGTTCGGCATCGAGATTCCGGATGAAGATGCCGAAAAGATCCTCACGGTGCAAAACGTCATGGATTACATCAAAGAACGGGTTTAA
- a CDS encoding DUF192 domain-containing protein — protein MAVDKENLKKGILLVLALVAMGIAMPFMMGNQETNYFMVELPNGKQILAQVADSPEKQVVGLFFTRELSPDQAMLYIYDDEDSHPIWTKNSHFPIDILWLDRDRKILHIEEAAPPCADDPCPTYGPKEPEALYVMQAAAGFARMNQLQPGMSMIFRLVRRG, from the coding sequence ATGGCGGTTGATAAAGAAAACCTTAAAAAAGGAATCCTCCTCGTCCTCGCCCTAGTCGCGATGGGGATCGCCATGCCCTTCATGATGGGCAATCAGGAGACGAATTATTTTATGGTCGAGCTCCCCAACGGGAAACAGATACTGGCCCAGGTGGCCGACAGTCCCGAGAAACAGGTGGTCGGGTTATTTTTTACCAGGGAGCTTTCGCCCGACCAGGCGATGCTTTATATTTACGACGACGAAGATTCACACCCCATCTGGACGAAAAACAGTCATTTCCCCATCGACATTCTCTGGCTCGATCGCGATCGAAAGATACTGCATATTGAGGAGGCGGCCCCGCCCTGCGCGGACGATCCCTGTCCGACCTACGGGCCGAAGGAACCCGAGGCCCTGTATGTGATGCAGGCCGCGGCCGGCTTTGCCAGGATGAACCAACTTCAACCCGGTATGAGCATGATCTTCCGGCTGGTGCGTCGGGGATGA
- a CDS encoding VCBS repeat-containing protein gives MPKPFPVLVFLLIVIMTGCHPRTPAPPPPKLFSGPTSYPVGTNPTAIAEADLNNDGNLDLITANFGSNDLSILLGSGDGTFQDQKIVKVGVQPKSIVVGRFDADPYPDVAVIHNSDASLMILAGEGSGNFHVTQREEFHKTPTAIAAADFNQDGKPDLAVSLLLDRVLIFNGEGHGRFTAGDSFDPGDTPTSLEPIDLNHDGHPDLLIADNGEMQPGIAVFLGRGNGSFERSQFYKTRLRPLIVSTGDYNGDGITDLVVIYSSQSTMAVFLGRSDGTFQDGMEFGSEGGPTAVLTGDYDHDGKQDLLTTNDLTGKFSISFGKGDGTFAYPPSMYPSGDGPFAVVTGKFNKESPNGLAIANNVSNTVSIFLARERPAAGKP, from the coding sequence ATGCCGAAGCCCTTTCCAGTCCTGGTCTTTCTCCTGATTGTCATCATGACCGGATGCCATCCCCGAACCCCGGCCCCTCCGCCGCCCAAATTATTCAGCGGACCGACGAGTTACCCGGTCGGCACCAATCCCACGGCGATCGCCGAGGCCGACCTCAACAATGACGGAAATCTGGACTTGATCACGGCCAACTTCGGCAGCAACGATCTTTCCATCCTGCTCGGCAGCGGCGACGGCACCTTTCAGGATCAGAAAATCGTCAAGGTCGGTGTCCAGCCCAAATCGATCGTGGTCGGCCGTTTCGACGCCGATCCCTATCCGGACGTCGCGGTGATCCACAACTCCGACGCGTCCTTGATGATTCTCGCGGGAGAAGGAAGCGGGAACTTCCACGTGACACAGCGTGAAGAATTCCACAAGACCCCGACGGCCATCGCGGCGGCCGATTTCAATCAGGACGGAAAGCCCGATCTGGCCGTTTCCCTGCTGCTGGACCGCGTCCTGATTTTTAACGGCGAAGGCCATGGACGCTTCACGGCCGGCGACAGCTTCGATCCCGGCGACACGCCCACCTCCCTGGAACCGATCGACCTCAACCACGACGGTCATCCGGATTTATTGATCGCCGACAACGGCGAAATGCAACCGGGAATCGCGGTCTTTCTGGGCCGGGGAAACGGCAGTTTTGAAAGGTCGCAATTCTACAAAACACGTCTCCGGCCTCTCATCGTCAGTACGGGGGATTATAACGGGGACGGCATCACCGACCTGGTGGTGATCTACAGCTCCCAGAGCACGATGGCCGTTTTTCTCGGCCGCAGCGACGGCACGTTTCAGGATGGGATGGAGTTCGGATCGGAGGGCGGCCCGACCGCCGTGCTCACGGGAGACTACGACCACGACGGCAAACAGGACCTCCTCACCACGAATGATCTCACCGGTAAATTTTCGATTTCCTTCGGAAAGGGGGATGGAACGTTTGCCTATCCGCCCTCAATGTACCCTTCCGGGGACGGTCCGTTCGCCGTCGTCACCGGAAAGTTCAACAAGGAAAGCCCAAACGGCCTGGCGATCGCCAACAACGTCAGCAACACCGTTTCGATATTTCTCGCCAGGGAACGCCCAGCCGCCGGAAAACCGTAG
- the fabF gene encoding beta-ketoacyl-ACP synthase II — protein MVVTGLGVVSPLGIGVDPTWRALCDGVSGVGPISRFDAAQMPVRIAAEVKGFDPANYIDKKEIKKMDTFIHYALAAGQMAMDDSGLKVTSENAERIGVYVGSGIGGLNAIEEWHRILMEKGPKRVTPFFIPMTIINLASGQIAIRYGLQGPNSSAVTACATGNNCIGDAFRIIQRGEADVMIAGGTEAAITPLGVAGFAASRALSTRNEDPVHASRPFDLERDGFVLGEGAGLLLLEERESARRRGARIYAEVVGYAMTADAYHITAPPDSGIGAARCMSLALKDAGLQPAQIGYINAHATSTFADKIETRAIKTVFGDHAKRIPVSSTKSMTGHLLGAAGGVEAVFTILALVKGILPPTINYEHPDPDCDLDCIPNTARRASLNAALSNSFGFGGTNACLVFQKHDEH, from the coding sequence GTGGTCGTCACCGGCTTGGGAGTCGTATCCCCGTTGGGAATCGGGGTGGATCCGACGTGGAGGGCCTTATGCGATGGCGTCAGCGGCGTGGGTCCCATTTCGCGTTTTGATGCGGCCCAGATGCCGGTGCGGATCGCGGCCGAGGTCAAGGGGTTCGATCCGGCGAATTATATCGATAAGAAAGAGATCAAGAAGATGGATACCTTCATCCACTACGCCCTCGCCGCCGGCCAGATGGCGATGGACGATTCCGGGTTGAAGGTCACCTCTGAGAATGCGGAACGGATCGGGGTCTATGTCGGGTCCGGCATCGGCGGCCTGAATGCCATTGAAGAATGGCATCGCATTCTGATGGAAAAGGGACCGAAGCGGGTGACCCCGTTCTTCATTCCGATGACCATCATCAATCTGGCCTCCGGGCAGATAGCGATCCGGTATGGGCTCCAGGGCCCGAACTCCTCCGCGGTGACGGCCTGCGCAACCGGAAACAACTGCATCGGGGATGCCTTTCGGATCATCCAGCGGGGCGAGGCGGATGTCATGATCGCCGGCGGAACCGAGGCCGCCATTACGCCGCTGGGCGTGGCCGGGTTTGCGGCCTCGCGCGCCCTCTCCACGCGCAACGAGGATCCCGTTCATGCCAGTCGGCCGTTTGACCTGGAGCGGGACGGTTTCGTGTTGGGCGAAGGGGCCGGACTCTTGCTGCTGGAAGAACGGGAGTCGGCACGCCGGCGGGGAGCCCGGATCTATGCGGAGGTGGTCGGTTATGCCATGACGGCCGACGCCTACCACATCACGGCGCCTCCGGACAGCGGGATCGGGGCCGCCCGCTGCATGTCCCTGGCTCTCAAGGACGCGGGACTGCAGCCGGCCCAGATCGGCTATATCAATGCCCATGCCACCTCCACCTTTGCGGACAAGATCGAGACGCGGGCGATCAAGACCGTGTTCGGGGACCACGCCAAACGGATTCCGGTCAGCTCCACCAAGTCCATGACCGGTCATCTCCTGGGCGCGGCCGGCGGCGTCGAGGCCGTCTTCACGATCCTGGCGCTGGTCAAAGGCATCCTTCCGCCGACCATCAATTACGAACATCCGGATCCGGATTGCGATCTGGACTGCATTCCCAATACCGCCCGGCGCGCGTCATTAAACGCGGCCTTGAGCAACTCCTTCGGGTTTGGAGGCACGAACGCCTGCCTGGTCTTTCAAAAGCATGATGAACATTAA
- the rnc gene encoding ribonuclease III translates to MSLEPLDTFQKILGYSFRKPDHLRAALTHKSYLNELRASEKEGATQDNERLEFLGDAVLDLAISERLISLYPLSTEGDLSKMKARLVSEVTLARVAGGLGVGEFLLLGRGEERTRGREKPSILADALEAVIAAVYLDGGFETARAVLIQIFEEEFRRLDQGREDIDYKTELQECCQREFDVLPTYRVLRESGPDHQKLFEVKLMIKEEVFGIGRGRSKKEAEQQAAKQALEKLTRRPL, encoded by the coding sequence ATGTCGCTTGAACCCCTCGACACGTTCCAGAAAATCTTAGGTTACTCTTTCCGCAAACCGGATCATCTTCGCGCGGCCCTCACCCATAAATCGTATCTGAATGAGCTGCGGGCGTCAGAAAAAGAGGGCGCGACCCAGGATAATGAACGCCTGGAGTTTTTAGGCGACGCGGTGCTGGATTTGGCCATCAGCGAGCGGCTGATCTCGCTGTATCCCTTGTCGACCGAAGGGGATCTTTCCAAAATGAAGGCCCGGCTCGTGAGCGAGGTCACGCTGGCGCGGGTTGCAGGGGGTCTCGGTGTCGGCGAATTCCTGCTGCTCGGACGCGGGGAGGAACGGACCCGCGGTCGGGAAAAACCTTCCATCCTGGCGGACGCGCTCGAAGCCGTGATCGCGGCCGTCTATCTGGACGGCGGTTTTGAAACCGCCCGGGCCGTTCTCATTCAAATATTCGAGGAGGAGTTTCGTCGTCTCGACCAGGGTCGGGAAGATATCGATTACAAGACGGAGCTCCAGGAATGCTGCCAGAGGGAATTTGATGTCCTGCCTACCTACCGGGTTCTGCGCGAATCCGGTCCGGATCACCAGAAACTTTTCGAAGTCAAGCTCATGATCAAGGAAGAGGTCTTCGGCATCGGCCGGGGGCGGAGCAAGAAAGAAGCCGAGCAGCAGGCGGCCAAGCAGGCGCTCGAGAAATTGACCCGGCGGCCGCTTTAG
- a CDS encoding (2Fe-2S) ferredoxin domain-containing protein, protein MPGFKKHIFVCINERTPDDPRGSCSAKNSKQIQEHLSSEVKRRGLKGTVRANKAGCLDHCAYGPSVVIYPEGVWYTVRTLEDADEIMDRHIVKGEIVERLLMPDNNKK, encoded by the coding sequence ATGCCGGGCTTCAAAAAACATATCTTCGTCTGCATCAATGAGCGGACGCCGGACGATCCGCGGGGAAGTTGTTCGGCGAAGAACTCCAAACAGATCCAGGAGCACCTTTCCTCCGAGGTTAAGCGGCGGGGTCTGAAAGGAACGGTTCGGGCCAACAAGGCCGGTTGCCTGGACCATTGCGCATACGGCCCGTCGGTTGTGATCTATCCGGAAGGTGTCTGGTATACGGTTCGGACCCTCGAGGATGCCGATGAGATTATGGATCGTCATATCGTCAAGGGTGAAATTGTAGAGCGTCTTTTGATGCCCGATAATAATAAAAAATAG